The following proteins are encoded in a genomic region of Planctomycetaceae bacterium:
- a CDS encoding beta-propeller domain-containing protein, whose protein sequence is MFAHRSSRRRRSRRQSPRFAALRTHASLEVLESRQLLSATGSAAVVEQTFVVSEDTAAPGYSISIEEIHVVDNEIWILSRLSSPDSTTAAQGPVTDAYLVTDEVTVAAPEFPRQHFRIGGSGDYDGPGVDRVVTPPIRDVREFHALLEGRDAELIYSRTDPALSAWREAVREKLLSDADAAYGDLFGQETSAVWLPVIGDIRVGLAEADLFDRGITTGEAASLTFSETNVQVAGVDEGDIVETDGQYLYILTHGELVIVRTIGESGEAADVVSRTQLNGYPSAMFLHNGRLTVIATGNSGPEAPPVLGLMDSVLLPRLQTTVSVFDVTNAAQPSLVQQTIVDGAYVNARAIGDDVYVVVNNSFNVPYLPGLKVVFDGFGDDGNAVYRYQTRDEFLQTLDSVVERSTPPGIYRDTISGDPERIGWLNDSFLDTDFESVAGSQTNVLKFNVTETNPGPVDNVSIPVGSGWGTILYASQDAIYLLTNEYQQVEVDGRFWILDQSQPSVRITKVSLTGERMLLEASGSVRGTVHDQFSVDEFDGYLRVATTTAAFNGVDSENNLYVLEQTGDALNVVGSVEGIAPTETIYAMRFDGDRAWMVTFRRVDPVYSFDLSDPTNPRVTGELKIPGFSDYLQLIDENLLLAVGRGADDNDPPGFGLFQEVQVSLFDVSDMANPILLHRYSFEGGRSGQSEALVDHHAFNYIADRQLLAVPFSNPEVGTWTAGLIMLHVDPINGFEVVSDIDQPGSVRRSVRVEEYLYAISEDSISVIDLGAPDTVIESVELNPAEDPGPGVDPPSPEPNPIEVPIVPQTELVQDYVARTQDVFVTRFTGEVADSGLIYIGSGLRPDDWNSLTDADAVTTSRLSYEFRILDPDSGAPIQRLESQQSVALLHDPSTIVEGRPAGGYSGPAQVLIQVRTRDNSLRNGSWSNWSEAALVRLFDERPVRTSPDELSPEAALLKWSTVADRGSRAVQVTPAGAAAAEKTQLLTGNPVSHYEVWVSSENSRQPVLLDRHVESTQLDVGDLSAGRYSVWFRAVFADGTRGDWSSEDRFSVLGAKLRFRDGVAVTANVSPLVHWENAQDAISYEIEAVSEANAEVVTRAAGLSDPQYGFPDGLPAGISLVRVRAALSSGVVTEWSDTYRLTIADRPDVTVLPNGFTWSAASGAQSFEVWIANAVTGERINDDAESLATFNTEVAQGGTGALAGATITPFAPGRYHAWVKASFADGSATQWSQRATLAVYGDAVFVDPIGTLLPGQPQAVSWQPIAEAASYEIYVRQVGQSDPAYRLAGIAATEHVIEDDLNPGEYQVWVRAVLTSGGQTRWGWPHAMAVSDTPSLSVDGVELSWATSAVTTHVELWINEVSARGTSIRARVVHLTDLTDPAFDAGSLSPGRYSAWVRAFRDTPSGTVASAWSARTDFQVADASLGAVFENDIDSLLLELDAV, encoded by the coding sequence ATGTTCGCTCACCGATCATCACGTCGCCGCCGGTCCCGCCGCCAGTCGCCTCGCTTCGCAGCTCTGCGGACACACGCTTCGCTCGAAGTGCTGGAATCCAGACAGCTTCTCAGCGCCACCGGGTCGGCCGCCGTCGTGGAACAGACGTTTGTCGTTTCCGAAGACACTGCTGCCCCCGGCTATTCGATCAGCATCGAAGAAATCCACGTCGTCGACAATGAGATCTGGATTCTGTCACGCCTGTCTTCGCCGGATTCGACGACTGCGGCGCAGGGACCGGTCACGGATGCGTATCTGGTCACGGATGAAGTCACCGTTGCCGCTCCCGAATTTCCCCGGCAACACTTTCGCATCGGCGGCTCGGGGGATTACGACGGTCCTGGCGTGGATCGCGTCGTGACGCCTCCCATCCGGGACGTCCGCGAATTTCACGCGCTGCTGGAAGGTCGCGATGCGGAGCTGATTTACAGCCGCACCGATCCTGCGCTCAGCGCATGGCGCGAGGCGGTTCGCGAAAAGCTGCTGTCCGATGCGGACGCCGCCTACGGAGACCTGTTCGGTCAGGAAACATCGGCCGTCTGGCTGCCCGTCATCGGTGACATTCGTGTCGGACTTGCCGAAGCAGATCTTTTTGATCGCGGCATCACGACGGGTGAGGCCGCCAGCCTGACGTTTTCCGAGACCAACGTGCAGGTGGCCGGCGTTGACGAAGGCGACATCGTCGAAACAGACGGTCAGTACCTCTACATCCTGACTCACGGTGAACTTGTCATTGTCCGGACAATCGGTGAGTCCGGGGAAGCGGCCGACGTCGTGTCCCGCACTCAATTGAACGGGTATCCATCGGCGATGTTCCTGCACAACGGTCGCCTGACCGTGATCGCGACGGGGAACAGCGGTCCGGAGGCTCCGCCGGTTCTCGGCCTGATGGATTCCGTTCTGCTGCCTCGCCTTCAGACGACCGTCAGCGTGTTCGACGTGACAAATGCGGCTCAGCCATCCCTGGTTCAGCAGACAATCGTGGACGGCGCGTACGTCAACGCGCGAGCGATCGGGGACGATGTTTACGTTGTCGTCAACAACTCGTTCAACGTGCCGTACCTGCCGGGTCTGAAGGTTGTGTTCGACGGATTCGGCGACGATGGAAACGCCGTCTACCGATATCAGACTCGCGACGAGTTTCTGCAGACGCTGGACAGTGTCGTGGAACGGTCGACGCCTCCGGGAATCTACAGGGACACGATCTCGGGCGATCCGGAGCGAATCGGATGGCTGAACGATTCCTTCCTCGACACGGACTTCGAAAGCGTTGCCGGTTCACAGACCAACGTGCTGAAGTTCAACGTTACGGAAACGAATCCCGGTCCTGTCGACAACGTCAGCATTCCGGTCGGCAGCGGCTGGGGAACAATCCTGTACGCTTCGCAGGACGCGATCTACCTGCTGACGAATGAGTATCAGCAGGTTGAGGTGGATGGACGTTTCTGGATCCTCGATCAGAGTCAGCCGTCGGTTCGCATCACAAAGGTCAGTCTTACCGGAGAACGGATGCTGCTGGAGGCATCGGGAAGTGTTCGCGGAACTGTTCACGATCAGTTTTCCGTTGACGAATTCGACGGCTACCTGCGAGTCGCCACAACAACTGCGGCATTCAACGGCGTGGATTCGGAAAACAATCTTTACGTGCTGGAACAAACCGGTGATGCACTGAATGTGGTCGGCAGTGTCGAAGGAATCGCGCCGACGGAAACCATCTACGCCATGCGTTTCGACGGCGACCGCGCGTGGATGGTAACGTTCCGGCGCGTGGACCCGGTGTATTCGTTTGACCTGAGTGATCCGACAAATCCCCGCGTGACCGGGGAACTGAAGATTCCCGGATTCTCCGACTACCTGCAGCTGATCGACGAAAACCTGCTGCTGGCGGTCGGTCGCGGAGCGGACGACAATGACCCGCCGGGTTTCGGATTGTTTCAGGAAGTTCAGGTCTCGCTGTTTGACGTCTCCGACATGGCGAACCCGATCCTGCTGCACCGGTACTCCTTCGAAGGCGGGCGAAGCGGACAGTCCGAGGCGCTGGTTGACCACCACGCATTCAACTACATCGCTGACCGGCAACTGCTGGCGGTGCCGTTTTCAAATCCTGAAGTAGGCACCTGGACCGCCGGCCTGATCATGCTGCACGTCGATCCGATCAACGGCTTCGAAGTTGTCAGTGACATCGACCAGCCAGGCAGCGTCCGGCGCAGTGTGCGTGTCGAAGAGTATCTGTACGCGATTTCGGAAGACTCGATCAGTGTGATTGATCTCGGCGCGCCGGATACCGTCATCGAATCCGTTGAACTGAATCCGGCTGAAGATCCCGGTCCCGGTGTCGATCCTCCGTCACCGGAACCCAACCCGATCGAAGTGCCCATCGTTCCTCAAACGGAACTTGTGCAGGACTATGTGGCTCGCACGCAGGACGTCTTCGTTACGCGGTTCACCGGCGAGGTCGCTGACTCAGGTCTGATCTATATCGGAAGCGGTCTGCGGCCGGACGACTGGAACTCACTCACGGACGCCGACGCCGTGACCACCAGCCGACTGAGCTACGAGTTTCGAATCCTGGATCCCGATTCCGGCGCGCCGATTCAGCGTCTTGAATCACAACAGTCCGTCGCCCTGCTGCACGATCCCTCAACCATCGTCGAAGGGCGGCCGGCGGGAGGATACTCCGGACCGGCGCAGGTCCTGATTCAGGTTCGCACGCGTGACAACTCACTCAGGAACGGTTCCTGGAGCAACTGGTCGGAAGCCGCGCTTGTCCGTCTCTTCGACGAACGTCCGGTTCGAACGTCGCCCGACGAGCTTTCACCGGAAGCGGCACTTCTGAAATGGTCGACCGTCGCTGACCGTGGCTCGCGCGCCGTTCAGGTCACTCCCGCCGGCGCGGCGGCTGCGGAGAAGACGCAGCTTCTGACCGGCAATCCCGTCAGTCACTACGAAGTCTGGGTCAGCAGTGAAAACAGTCGCCAGCCTGTGCTGCTGGATCGCCATGTCGAAAGTACGCAGTTGGACGTCGGCGACCTGTCTGCCGGTCGCTACTCCGTATGGTTCCGCGCGGTGTTTGCTGACGGAACCCGGGGCGACTGGTCATCCGAAGACCGATTTTCCGTCCTTGGCGCGAAACTGCGATTTCGCGACGGAGTTGCCGTCACCGCCAATGTCTCCCCGCTGGTGCATTGGGAAAACGCCCAAGACGCGATCAGCTATGAGATCGAAGCGGTATCGGAAGCGAATGCAGAAGTCGTCACCCGAGCTGCGGGGTTGTCCGACCCACAGTACGGATTTCCTGACGGACTTCCTGCCGGAATCAGCCTGGTCCGAGTTCGAGCGGCGCTGTCATCCGGCGTCGTGACCGAATGGAGTGACACCTACCGCCTGACGATCGCTGACCGGCCGGACGTTACCGTGTTGCCGAACGGATTCACCTGGTCGGCGGCCAGCGGCGCGCAGTCGTTTGAAGTCTGGATCGCAAATGCCGTGACCGGCGAACGCATCAACGACGATGCTGAATCCCTGGCCACATTCAACACGGAGGTCGCACAAGGCGGTACGGGAGCGCTTGCCGGCGCAACGATCACGCCGTTCGCTCCCGGCCGCTATCACGCCTGGGTCAAAGCAAGCTTTGCGGATGGTTCAGCGACGCAGTGGTCGCAGCGAGCAACGCTGGCAGTTTATGGAGACGCCGTGTTCGTAGATCCCATCGGTACGCTGCTGCCGGGTCAGCCGCAGGCCGTGTCGTGGCAACCGATTGCCGAAGCCGCTTCCTACGAAATCTATGTCCGGCAGGTCGGACAGTCCGATCCGGCGTACCGGCTTGCCGGAATCGCCGCAACGGAACACGTGATCGAAGACGATCTGAATCCGGGCGAATACCAGGTCTGGGTCCGCGCTGTGCTGACAAGCGGCGGACAAACTCGCTGGGGCTGGCCGCATGCGATGGCCGTCAGCGACACGCCGAGTCTGTCCGTGGACGGTGTCGAACTTTCCTGGGCGACCAGCGCTGTCACGACACACGTCGAACTGTGGATCAACGAAGTCAGCGCCCGCGGCACATCGATCCGTGCTCGTGTTGTTCACCTGACGGACCTGACCGATCCCGCGTTTGACGCCGGAAGCCTGTCCCCCGGCCGTTACAGCGCCTGGGTTCGAGCATTCCGCGACACGCCGTCCGGAACAGTCGCGTCCGCCTGGAGCGCACGAACCGATTTCCAGGTTGCCGACGCATCGCTCGGCGCGGTCTTCGAAAACGACATTGACAGTCTGCTGCTGGAACTGGATGCCGTTTAA
- a CDS encoding LEPR-XLL domain-containing protein encodes MSVEAQLEPRLLLSAAVGDVSEAVAVAVSQNSTMSVPATIIDGTRQVDGTIRVSSPRTKHSAAVFVPDGQKTAPGSGDAVNGEDSPSPPIGRDRVLTLQISGSLPAGQRLVIDLSGGQITVHFAVNSSGGSVPLPNGDAGHSLPITLPNITLKLPGFESSLPTQPTVKSTKDLVSPTDPLRREADRVVVADSTNAAALSATGRPQPRLNGGAADEGPDASSGAGAHGADGDTTSPAPAEFPLNDGPGLVPLAAELAIRPTPLNNPLAVGVSSANGLLTIVLPTSNSSLAAHSGNRSPADGYEAAGASVEAWLTTRATNEILESPVPAGDLSEAHEQFAEPSDSNSGPRELHREQHAMARLEVSIGGDPTLLLLSDQPPEPPEISGIWQQLKFDCNPRGPPVSDSLSGSEFGRTDAMSGQLRRLRHSIAPRGPSVTSNR; translated from the coding sequence TTGTCGGTCGAAGCGCAACTGGAACCGCGTCTGCTGCTGTCCGCCGCCGTCGGCGATGTTTCTGAAGCGGTTGCTGTTGCCGTTTCGCAGAACTCCACCATGTCCGTCCCGGCGACGATTATCGACGGAACGCGACAGGTCGACGGCACCATTCGGGTGTCTTCCCCGCGGACAAAGCATTCCGCCGCGGTGTTCGTACCTGACGGACAGAAGACGGCTCCGGGCAGCGGCGACGCCGTCAACGGCGAAGACTCCCCTTCGCCACCGATCGGCCGTGATCGCGTTCTGACGCTTCAGATTTCCGGCTCGCTCCCGGCCGGACAGCGGCTCGTGATCGATCTTTCCGGCGGTCAGATTACCGTTCACTTCGCGGTGAACTCTTCCGGCGGTTCGGTTCCGCTGCCGAATGGAGATGCCGGGCACTCGCTGCCAATCACATTGCCGAACATCACGCTTAAGCTGCCAGGATTCGAGTCATCGCTGCCGACACAGCCGACGGTGAAATCGACGAAGGATCTCGTGTCGCCAACGGACCCACTGCGGCGGGAAGCGGATCGTGTCGTCGTTGCTGATTCCACGAACGCGGCTGCGTTGTCGGCAACTGGCCGACCACAACCGCGGCTGAACGGCGGTGCCGCCGACGAAGGGCCGGACGCCTCCAGCGGCGCCGGCGCGCACGGTGCCGACGGCGACACGACATCGCCCGCACCGGCCGAATTCCCGTTGAACGATGGTCCTGGACTGGTGCCGCTCGCTGCCGAGCTCGCGATCCGTCCGACGCCGTTGAACAATCCGCTTGCCGTCGGGGTTTCATCTGCGAATGGTTTGTTGACGATTGTCCTGCCGACTTCAAACAGCAGCCTTGCCGCGCATTCCGGCAATCGGAGTCCCGCCGATGGATACGAAGCCGCCGGTGCGTCCGTCGAAGCCTGGCTGACCACGCGCGCGACGAATGAAATTCTGGAAAGCCCGGTTCCGGCAGGCGACCTGTCCGAGGCTCATGAACAATTCGCGGAACCTTCCGATTCGAATTCCGGCCCGCGCGAATTGCATCGCGAACAGCACGCGATGGCGCGGCTGGAAGTTTCCATCGGCGGCGACCCGACACTACTGCTGCTTTCCGATCAACCTCCGGAACCGCCGGAGATTTCCGGGATCTGGCAGCAACTGAAATTTGACTGCAACCCGCGTGGCCCGCCCGTCAGCGACTCACTTTCGGGCTCGGAATTCGGCCGGACAGATGCGATGTCCGGGCAGCTTCGACGGCTGCGGCACAGTATTGCTCCACGAGGTCCTTCGGTGACATCCAATCGCTGA
- a CDS encoding HlyD family efflux transporter periplasmic adaptor subunit yields MSDGKFFSTSLTWFCLLLPSVVGAQAQDSSVVIPRITVSLVRQASVSAHDAGVIQQLHVTEGQRVEHGQLLAELTNEQQQLSLKTAELNLAIAVARSEDDLAVQSAATQLREAQAAEQRQQVSLQLSQADSENDVAVRLAESQWKLAGLELIRAGKARQQFRESVSQMEFDRLEATESYRKLQLEQARHDHDQAKLRPQMEQAELQQQKETIARFELALKQTQKDAGVARINREIVENEGAAAGLELRRRRIVAPFDGVVAKIEKQPGEWLEPGTAVIRLIHLQTLQAEGFLDAVDADQSLVGRSVLITPAGRLSAVADQRNGDNGSPPAAGRSEIPGHITFVSSEIDPVNQQVRIRAEFENSDLAIRPGTLGSMRILNSTD; encoded by the coding sequence ATGTCCGACGGGAAATTTTTCAGCACGTCGCTCACCTGGTTTTGCCTGCTGCTGCCATCCGTCGTCGGGGCGCAGGCACAGGATTCTTCGGTTGTCATTCCGCGAATCACCGTCAGCCTGGTTCGACAGGCCAGCGTGTCGGCTCACGATGCGGGCGTGATCCAGCAACTTCACGTTACCGAAGGGCAGCGCGTTGAACACGGTCAGTTACTGGCCGAACTGACGAACGAACAGCAGCAACTGTCGTTGAAGACGGCCGAGCTGAATCTTGCGATCGCCGTCGCCCGCAGCGAAGACGACCTTGCCGTGCAGTCCGCGGCCACTCAACTGCGTGAGGCCCAGGCGGCGGAACAGCGCCAGCAGGTCTCGCTGCAGCTGTCTCAGGCCGATTCCGAAAACGACGTCGCCGTGCGACTCGCGGAATCTCAATGGAAACTGGCGGGACTGGAACTGATCCGCGCAGGAAAGGCCCGGCAACAGTTCCGGGAGTCCGTTTCTCAGATGGAATTCGACCGCCTGGAAGCAACGGAGAGTTACCGGAAACTGCAGCTCGAACAGGCCCGGCACGATCACGACCAGGCGAAGCTGAGGCCGCAAATGGAACAGGCCGAGCTGCAGCAGCAAAAGGAGACCATCGCCCGATTCGAACTCGCGCTGAAGCAGACTCAGAAGGATGCCGGCGTCGCTCGCATCAATCGCGAAATCGTGGAAAACGAAGGTGCCGCTGCTGGCCTGGAGTTGCGGCGTCGAAGGATCGTGGCTCCCTTTGACGGCGTTGTCGCGAAAATCGAAAAGCAACCTGGTGAATGGCTGGAACCAGGCACTGCTGTGATTCGCCTGATTCATCTGCAAACTCTGCAGGCGGAAGGATTTCTCGACGCCGTTGATGCCGATCAGTCGCTGGTCGGCCGCAGCGTGTTGATTACACCGGCCGGGCGGCTTTCCGCGGTTGCAGACCAGCGAAATGGCGACAACGGCAGCCCGCCCGCCGCTGGTCGCAGTGAGATTCCCGGCCACATTACGTTTGTCAGTTCGGAAATCGACCCCGTTAACCAGCAGGTGCGGATTCGCGCGGAATTCGAAAATTCCGACCTGGCGATTCGGCCCGGAACGCTGGGATCAATGCGAATTCTGAATTCCACCGACTGA
- a CDS encoding sigma-70 family RNA polymerase sigma factor, protein MPLNSDDSLMRNLTRYQYFRNRHLSATHDADDLFQDAWIQFNHSDEELEEFSEDPQSQTLRLQKAVRRATDRAFGKLRKRCIRGGPAETTMEFEPADCEPDSDLIIDLRNEIESLPLDQRLVIEMLRRGYDGTEIARLLDLSPQAVTRRKQKAIERLRLKLDVAT, encoded by the coding sequence ATGCCTCTGAACTCTGACGATTCCCTGATGCGGAATCTGACCCGATATCAGTATTTTCGAAACAGGCATCTGAGTGCGACGCACGACGCGGATGACCTGTTCCAGGACGCGTGGATCCAGTTCAATCACTCGGACGAAGAGCTGGAGGAATTCTCGGAAGATCCGCAGTCTCAGACCCTGCGCCTGCAGAAGGCGGTCCGCCGAGCGACGGATCGAGCTTTTGGCAAACTGCGGAAGCGCTGCATTCGCGGCGGTCCCGCGGAAACAACGATGGAGTTTGAACCGGCCGACTGTGAACCGGATTCCGATCTGATTATCGATCTTCGCAACGAAATCGAATCCCTGCCGCTGGATCAGCGACTGGTGATTGAAATGTTGCGGCGCGGTTACGACGGAACCGAAATCGCCCGGCTGCTTGACCTTTCACCTCAGGCAGTCACACGGCGAAAACAGAAAGCCATCGAACGACTTCGACTGAAACTGGACGTGGCCACATGA
- a CDS encoding HlyD family efflux transporter periplasmic adaptor subunit: MTDEWLPAFESRLEQLEQKASGGVSIAKLAEECRDTLCLAADVPAVELVLVRHDDNSPDDAWNGSVERLADAGTIAIALPDDAVLQASSQRTSIISATEWSRAESSLAECSLAESSSARGAATCADPDLSVVVLSTPVGDNIRCTMLVAASRLATDQSLTEAGHAVLSVVAEHASRQLVTESESRLRQQRTMTALAVRLSDCSTVPELAAAIAHSTPAVLGDCRVSLLERNGTACRVIAVSGVQKINPAAASVRAIEAIAGSAATSCASRWIDVDEPANEPEIERATEVLASNSVSRFRVLPLSRDETSTAVSQPQSEQDHNTPKHVLVVEAFTDTAAPCEPVLQELVQICRQRLRAIVPNANPRTSGRRRLIGASGAVAVVVLLFWPVRFEIETTGQLSPKLRQRVFAPEDGVVQAVPIQQDQHVSSHSVLLELSNADLQLQQRQLQGEIDTVGAQLAAARTARLTGSGNESPAGLETRQSSDEQLLELRLNNLNERRQLLLDRISALRIEAPVDGMVFRREPLHELISRPVQRGQLLLEIVPDNEPWQLELRISDAMIGYLNSHRRSTDQPVTVRYLLRARPDERHDATLTTVDSAIQLIDGQLTCIARADVAESADSDLRPGTSVTARIDCGRRPLGFVIFREVIEFLQQVSFAWL, encoded by the coding sequence ATGACAGACGAATGGCTGCCGGCCTTCGAGTCGCGGCTGGAACAGCTTGAACAGAAAGCATCCGGCGGCGTCTCGATCGCGAAGCTGGCCGAAGAATGCCGCGACACACTGTGCCTTGCCGCAGACGTCCCGGCTGTCGAACTCGTCCTGGTTCGGCATGACGACAATTCGCCTGACGACGCATGGAATGGCAGCGTCGAGCGGCTTGCCGACGCGGGGACGATCGCCATCGCCCTGCCGGACGACGCAGTTCTGCAGGCGTCCAGCCAGCGCACTTCGATCATCTCGGCGACCGAATGGTCAAGGGCCGAATCTTCTCTGGCCGAATGTTCTTTGGCCGAGTCTTCTTCGGCCCGCGGCGCGGCGACGTGTGCTGACCCGGACCTCTCGGTTGTGGTGCTGTCGACGCCGGTTGGTGACAACATTCGATGCACGATGCTGGTCGCGGCGTCACGTCTGGCGACTGATCAATCGCTGACCGAAGCCGGGCACGCCGTGCTGTCTGTCGTCGCGGAACATGCCAGTCGTCAACTGGTAACGGAATCGGAATCCCGGCTGCGGCAGCAGCGGACGATGACGGCGCTGGCTGTTCGGCTCAGTGACTGCAGTACCGTTCCCGAACTCGCGGCCGCGATTGCGCACAGCACCCCCGCAGTGCTCGGCGACTGTCGCGTCTCGCTGTTGGAACGGAACGGCACGGCATGTCGCGTGATTGCCGTGAGCGGTGTTCAGAAGATCAATCCCGCCGCCGCTTCGGTCCGAGCCATCGAGGCGATTGCCGGAAGCGCTGCGACATCCTGCGCGAGTCGCTGGATTGACGTCGACGAACCAGCGAACGAACCCGAGATCGAACGTGCGACTGAAGTGCTGGCGTCCAACAGCGTCTCGCGGTTTCGCGTCCTTCCGCTATCTCGCGACGAAACGTCCACAGCTGTTTCCCAACCGCAGTCAGAACAGGATCACAACACCCCGAAACATGTTCTTGTTGTTGAAGCCTTCACGGACACCGCAGCGCCTTGCGAACCCGTGTTGCAGGAACTGGTGCAGATTTGCCGTCAACGACTTCGGGCGATTGTTCCGAATGCGAACCCGCGAACTTCCGGCAGGCGACGACTGATCGGCGCGAGTGGAGCCGTGGCGGTCGTGGTGTTGTTGTTCTGGCCAGTACGATTTGAAATTGAAACAACCGGACAGCTTTCACCGAAACTTCGGCAGCGGGTTTTCGCGCCGGAAGACGGAGTCGTTCAGGCTGTGCCGATTCAGCAGGACCAGCACGTCAGCAGCCACAGTGTGCTGCTGGAACTTTCAAACGCGGACCTGCAGCTTCAGCAGCGTCAGCTTCAGGGAGAAATCGATACCGTCGGTGCTCAGCTTGCCGCGGCGCGGACGGCTCGACTGACGGGTTCCGGCAATGAATCACCTGCAGGGCTCGAAACACGGCAGAGTTCCGACGAACAACTGCTGGAACTGCGGCTGAACAACCTGAACGAACGCCGGCAACTGCTGCTGGATCGGATCAGCGCCCTGCGCATTGAAGCTCCGGTCGACGGAATGGTGTTTCGCCGTGAACCGCTTCACGAATTGATTTCACGCCCGGTCCAGCGCGGACAGTTGCTTCTGGAGATCGTTCCCGACAACGAACCGTGGCAACTGGAACTGCGGATTTCCGACGCGATGATCGGATACCTGAATTCTCATCGACGATCGACCGATCAGCCCGTGACCGTACGCTACCTGCTGCGTGCTCGTCCCGACGAGCGGCATGACGCGACGCTGACAACGGTCGACTCAGCCATTCAGCTCATCGACGGTCAGCTCACGTGCATTGCCAGAGCCGACGTTGCAGAATCCGCAGATTCCGACCTTCGCCCCGGAACATCAGTGACCGCACGAATCGACTGTGGACGCCGGCCCCTGGGATTCGTGATATTTCGCGAAGTGATTGAATTCCTGCAGCAGGTCAGCTTTGCGTGGCTGTAA